Part of the Rhizobium rosettiformans genome is shown below.
CTCTGGAAGGACTGTCCCCGCTTCGCCGCAAACTCTCGCAGATCGGCAATGCCTTCAGCAGTTTTGTGATCGGCAGAAAGCTCTCCGACCCCCTGACTGGCTTCTTCCTGATCCGCCGCGATCGTTTTCTGAAGCTCGCACCCGAGCTTGGCGATCCGGGTTTCAAACTGCTCCTGGACATCCTCTATACGGACAAAACGCTCCGCCATGGCGAAGTCTTCTTCGACTTCGGAACCCGCCTACATGGCACATCGAAGCTCGACAGCCACGTCCTTTGGAAATTCGCGACCTTCCTGATGAGCAAGATGACGAGGGGCATCCTGCCGGCGAACCTCATATCATTCCTGTTCGTCGGTGGCTCGGGTGTGTTCGTCCACTTTGCCGTGCTTTACGCAGCACTTGGCCTGTCTGCATCCTTTGCGACCGCCCAGACAGTGGCGACACTGGTTGCCGCGACCAGCAACTTCCTCCTGAACAATCTCCTGACCTTCCATGACCGGCGTCTTCGCGGGCCGCGTCTTGTATCAGGCTATCTCAAGTTCTTGGCCGTTTCAGCCGTCGGCATCGTCGCCAATGTCTCGGCAGCCACCCTTGCCTATGAGAACCTCATCCACGTGGTCTTCATCGCGACACTTGCAGGCATTGCCATCGACACGGTCTGGAAATTCGTCATCGCCAACAGGTTTATCTGGAAATGAGCAACAACTCCGCTCAAAGCCCCCTGCCCTCACAGACAGTCATCAACGCCGTCTGGATCCTCCTATGCGCTGCGGTCTGCCTGCAGATCCTTGTTCAGCTCGTGCATGTTTCGATGTTCTTCGATGGAGGCATCTACGCGACCGTTGCCAGAAACCTGGCAGAGGGACGCGGGACGATGTGGGCTCCCCATTTTTCAGAAACGCTCTTCCCGACCTTTGCCGAACATCCGCCGCTGATGTTCTGGCTGCAGGCAATCGGCTTTTCCATCTTCGGTGACACGATCGCCGTCGAGAAGGGATTTTCGCTTCTAACCTTCATCGTTTCAGCCACACTGCTGTTCAAGCTCTGGATGCGGCTCAACAAGGATGATGTCGTCGTCCAGAAGGCCTTTCCCCTTGCCCTTGTGATGGCGCTGATTGCCGGGCGGGTGAACTGGGGCTTTGCCAATGGCCTGCTCGACAACCTGCTCGCCGTCTTCTCCCTGACTGCGGTTCTGCTCGTGGTCATCGCCTATGATCGACCGGCCCCAGCATTGTCCGCAAAGCGCCTGGCGCTCGTCGCAACGGCGGGCCTTGCCATATGCTTCTCCCTGATGACGAAGGGACCGGTCGGGCTCTTTCCGCTCGCAGCCCCCGCCATTTACTGGCTGGTATTTCGTCGGCCGGCATTCCTCGTCATGGTGCTCGACAGCTTGATCATTCTCGCTGTAATCGTCCTGTTTGTCGCAACGCTCTACGCATTTGAAGCGTCACACGAGGCCTTAGATCGCTATGTTACAGCTCAGCTCGCCTCAAGCTTGAGCGGGGCCCGCGGCCAGTATGGCGGCGGGCTCTACGTCTTCCGCAAGATACTAGGCGTCAACGGCTACTCTCTCGCCATTCTCGCGCTCACGGCCCTTGTAAGCTGGCGCTTCGGGCTGGGGCGCAGCATTAGCCTCTACCGGGATCCGCGCTTCAAACGGGCCGCATTCCTGATCCTGATTGGGATGTCTGCATCTTTGCCGATCGCGCTTAGCCCCCGCGTTGCCAACTTCTATTTCAACACATCGCTGTTTTTCTATTCAGCAGGTTTTGCAATTCTCGTTTCGCCAACGATCATGGAAGCTCTGTCGCGACTGAGAGACGAGCGGGCAAAGATCTTCAGCATGGCGGCATTGGCAGTGTTGGTGGCTTCCGTTGTGATTGTCATCGCCAATATCGGTCGCTCAGGGACAGATACACGGACAATCGAACAAGCTACGGCTATCGAAAGGACTGTTTGTGCTGGTCAGAGTAACTGCAAACCGTCGATCAGCGCCTGCGAAAACGCCTGGCAAGACTGGGCACTGCACACATACATGCAACGCTTCTACAAAATCAGCATTGCCAAACAAGCAGAGGTGGTTGCCGACTTTATCATCGCCGATGCGAGCTGCGCTGATCTACCCGGATATCGACCGTTAAAGACAGACATCACACCATATGTCCTCTTGAAGCGTCAGGTTTGAGGACGAGCAGGAACACCTTCATGAGCATTCGATTATTCGCGATCAATCTCGATCGATCGACCGATCGCTGGCTAAGACTGTCGAGCCGGGCAAACGAACTCGGCCTCGGCGTGACCAGGGTCTCCGCTGTCGATGGCAAATGGACAGCGAAAGATGAGCGCGAAGCAACCGATGATCTCGCTTTTCGCCGCAACACCGGGCGCCTGATGCTCGCTGGCGAATATGGTTGTTACCGAAGCCATATCAGAGCGCTGCACACTTTCCTCGACAGCGGTGTCGATGTTGGATTGATCATCGAGGATGATGTCGAGTTGACACCCGATCTGCAAGACCGGGCAATGGCGGCCTTTATAGCCATGCCAGAGGCCGATGTGATCAAGTTTTTCAATCATCGCGTGGTCGGCTTCAAGCGAAGCGCAGCCTCGGCCCTTGGAGATCAGTTCGGTCGTGCCATCCACGGTCCTCTGGGGTCGTCGGCTTGCTACGGCGTGACGAGACGAGGCGCCATGCAGCTGATCAAGCACTTGACCATCATGCGCTATCCTTGGGATGCTGCGCTTGAGAGAGGCTGGGACCATGGAGCAAGGGTCTATACATCGCGCGACAATATCGCGACGATTGCACAAGGGGGGACTACAATTGCAACCCGAGACATCTACCGGTCTGTGAAGTTTCCCAAATGGAAACGGCTTGGCACTTATATTCGAAGGCTGCGCGATGATGTCGTGAGGCTCCAATATGCTTTGCGAGCGTGAATGATGACTATCGACCCTGCTTGAAGTTTCCGACAGAAACGGCAGAAAATAGGCACTAGACGATCCGAAACGGCATCATGAACACCCACCTCGACCGACTCTGGCGCTTGACCGACATGTTGTTCCTCACCGGGCTTGCCGTTGCATTGTTTCTCGGCAGCCAGGTCACGCCGCTTCTGGTGATCGCTGGTGTGTTGCCTATTCCCTTCCTCCTACATGCTCTGAAGAACAGGCACTATCACGTGTCAATCTGGAGCCTATTGATCCCCTTCGGCCTCTATTTCGGCTACTGTCTTTTCGCGCTCTTCTTTTTCACAGGCCTTGAGACTTCAGATCCAAGGCCCGTCAATCCAAGCCTTGAATCCTATGCGATTGCCATTGCCATGCTGGTCGTCGGACTGGTTCGCGGTTTGCAGATCAGAAACCTCGCATTGCTTTTTCAAAGGGTCATGCCCTGGCTGCTGATCGCGTGCTTCCTTGTCTTGTCCTATATGATGTTTGCCGGCATCCGTGATGCCTGTCGGGTCAGGGGACTTGCGCCATGGCCGTTCATCCCTGCCCTGTTGTTCTCGACGCTGACCTTCATTTGTCTGGTCGGTTGGGAGAAGCTGACCGGGTCTGAGCGTTGGCTTCGCGTCACCCTTATGGCATTCAGCATCGTCATCTCGACCACCTATACTGGATCCCGGGGCGTGGCCCTTGCACAAGTTGGGGTCTTCGGCGTCTTCCTGATCCTTGGTTTTCTGCCTTCGTTAAAGAGCAGAATCCCAAGCTGGTATCATATGGGCCTAGCCGCCGGCGCCGGTCTGCTGGTCTCGTTCTTCATCGGCGTGATGACCGACTGCGGCCCTGCGAGCCGCTTTTCATCGACTTTCGAAACCTTCCAGACCATGGCGTCACAGCTGACGGAGACTGAGGAGCAAACTGCCATCAACACCGTCCCGGCGCCGGAGACCGGGGAAGTTTTGGCAACCACACCGCCGCCAGCTGAAGTTGAAGTCAAAACCGATCAGGCAGCCTCAGTCACGAAGGATGAGGCCATCAGTCACCGCCTTGCCATGTGGGAGACGTCGGTCGCCGCAATCAAAGAGAGCCCGATATTCGGGCATGGCTCACTTTATCTGCAAAAGCTGATCCATGCGACCTATGGCTATGAGCACAACCACAATCAGTATCTGACCTGGCTGGTCACAGGCGGATTGATACAGCTCACGCTCGGGCTGGTTTTCCTTGCAATCCCCTGGTTCATATCAAAGGGGTTGTCGACTGCCGACAGGCTCGTTCTGACCATTGGTGTGTCGCTGTTTTGGGGCTTAGCGATGATGTTTGATGCGTTCTTGAACCTGAAATTCTACACGCATTACTTCTGTCTGCTCTCAGGTATACTCTATGCTTTATCAAACAGCATGCAGGACAAGGGAAGTAGATGAGCGCCACCCTCTATTTCGATCTCACCGAGGCGCTGATCTCAACCTCCGGCAAGCGCACGCAGTATTACGGGATAGCCCGGACGGTGCACGAAATCGGCCGGGAGTCAGCACTTCTGAAGGACGATATTCGCTTCGTCGTCTTTTCCTTTGGCACAAAGCAGTTCTACGAAGTGACATGGCACAAGCGAGCAGACGGAAGTGTCGAATTCGATCTGCCAAAGGATGTCGGCCAGAAATGGGTGAGGTCCTATTTCGGCAAGAACCCAATCCTCCCGTTTATCTTCCGTTTCTCGAACCTGATGACACAAAAGAAAAACAGGGATCATTGGCTGAAACATGCCGGACATCTCAAGCCAGTGGCAATCGAAGCCGGCACCTTCTTCTCCGCAGCCCGCCCGAAACTGATCGTAGACATGGTCAGGGTGCTGAATGACAGAGGATCAAAAGCGGCCATCGTACCATTGCTGCATGATTTCATGCCGCTGCATGACGGCGCAACGAAACGCTTTCGCAAGCTCGATCGCAACTTCCTGGCCGACAACTGCTTCCTGATCGAGCGGGCCGGCCAAATCTTGACGAATTCGAACTTCACGGCAAAAGAGCTCCAAAGCTTTGTGGACAAGGGCATGCTTCCCAGACCACGTGGCCCCGCGAACGTGGTACAACTCGTCCACCACTGTCCTGACGGCATCGAACCCTCAGAGATCTCCATACCGGCAGAACCCTATATTCTGACCGTTGCCCTTAATCTCGGCCGGAAAAACATTGAGGTTGTTCTCGAGGCCCTGCGGCAACTGCGTGCGAATGGAAAACTGGTGCCTCAGCTCGTGATTGCCGGCTCCCACAGAAAGCGCTTGCGTCGCTACGCATCTAGATCGGAATTTCATGCCATCCAGGATCGACTGATTTTCATCGACAATCCGAACCAGACCGATCTCGTCAAACTCTACAAAGGCGCACTTGCCTTGGTGATGCCAAGCAAGCTCGAAGGCTGGGGCCTGCCTGCGGGTGAAGCGCTCTGGTGCGGCACTCCGGCTGCCTGTTCGACGGCTGACGCGCTGCGAGAAGTTTGCGGCGATCTCGCGCTCTACTTCGAACCCGACAATGCTGCTGATTTGGCGATCATCATAAATGATCTGGAGGAAAAGGTTGAGTTTCAGCGCCGCATTCGGCAACGCATCAGTGAAGCAAAATCAAGTTTGAGGACCTGGCAGACAGTCGCCCGTGAAGCACTGGGGATCCTTGGTCATTTACCCCCCCGCTAAAAACCAATTCCGCTTTTCACTGGGCCGAACTGTCGCATCAAAACACATCCGATCGACAGCGCTTTACGACCCATTGAAAAGCGAAGACTGCCTTAAGACACGAAATGCAATTTGACCTCACGCACAATTGCCTATTGCGATGAAACCGCTAGGAAAAGCCGCGTGATTGTTATGGAACGGAGAATTTCATGTGCGGCATCGTCGGCATCGTCGGTAACAAGCCTGTGGCGGAGCGTCTGGTCGACGCCTTGAAGCGGCTCGAATATCGCGGCTATGATTCCGCCGGTGTTGCCACTATCAACGACGGCAAGCTCGATCGCCGCCGTGCTGAAGGCAAGCTCTTCAATCTCGAGACGAAGCTTGCCGGCGATCCGCTTCCCGGATCCATCGGCATCGCTCACACCCGCTGGGCAACCCATGGCGTGCCGAACGAAACCAACGCTCATCCGCATTTCGTCGAGGGCGTCGCTGTCGTTCATAACGGCATCATCGAGAATTTTTCCGAGATCAAGGAAGAACTGGCGGCCGAAGGCGCCACCTTCACCACCCAGACCGACACGGAAGTCGTCGCGCAGCTGCTCGCCAAGTATCGCCGCCAAGGCCTGGGCCGCCGCGAAGCCATGCACGAGATGCTGCGCCATGTGACCGGCGCCTATGCGCTCGCCGTCATCTTTGAGGACGATCCGTCGACGATCATGGCGGCACGCTCCGGTCCGCCGCTTGCGATCGGTTTCGGCGACGGAGAGATGTTCCTTGGGTCCGATGCGATCGCGCTCTCGCCCTTCACCAACCGCATCGCCTATCTGCATGACGGCGACTGGGCGGTCATCGGCAAGCAGGGCGCCCACATCTTCGACATCGACGGCAATCCGGTCGATCGCCCGGTGCAGATCTCCTCGGCTTCCGCCTACATGATCGACAAGGGCAACCATCGTCACTTCATGGAAAAGGAGATCTACGAGCAGCCGGAAGTGATCTCGCATGCGCTGTCGCATTATGTCGACTTCGCCAACCATACCGTTCGCGATGCAGCGAACGAGATCGATTTCGCCAACCTCCGTGGCCTCGCCATCTCCGCCTGCGGCACCGCCTATCTCGCGGGCCTCGTCGGCAAATACTGGTTCGAGCGCTATGCCCGCCTGCCGGTCGAAATCGATGTCGCCTCGGAATTCCGCTACCGCGAAATGCCGCTGTCGAAGGATCAGGCAGCCCTTTTCATTTCGCAGTCCGGTGAAACCGCCGACACGCTGGCTTCACTCCGCTATTGCCGTGACAATGGTCTGAAGATCGGTGCGGTGGTGAACGTCAAGGAATCGACGATCGCCCGCGAATCGGATGCCGTCTTCCCGATCCTCGCCGGTCCGGAGATCGGCGTTGCCTCGACAAAGGCCTTCACCTGCCAGTTGGCCGTGCTTGCCTCCTTGGCGCTCGCCGCCGGCCGCGCTCGCGGCACAATCACGGAAGCGGAAGAAAAGCAGCTGGTGAAGAGCCTAGCCGAGATGCCGCGCATCATGAGCCAGGTGCTGAACGCGGTGCAGCCGCAGATCGAGGCGCTGTCGCGCGATCTCTCCAAGTTCAAGGACGTGCTCTATCTCGGCCGTGGTACCAGCTATCCGCTGGCGCTTGAAGGTGCGCTGAAGCTCAAGGAA
Proteins encoded:
- a CDS encoding glycosyltransferase, with amino-acid sequence MLPKHISIIAPTYNEVKNVIPFAERVKTALADHDWELLFVDDNSADGTAQKAFDYGKIEPRVRPIIRFTDRGLAKSSIQGLLSARGDLLCVMDADGQHDPAVVIEMVERLEREGLDIVSAARRLEDDQALEGLSPLRRKLSQIGNAFSSFVIGRKLSDPLTGFFLIRRDRFLKLAPELGDPGFKLLLDILYTDKTLRHGEVFFDFGTRLHGTSKLDSHVLWKFATFLMSKMTRGILPANLISFLFVGGSGVFVHFAVLYAALGLSASFATAQTVATLVAATSNFLLNNLLTFHDRRLRGPRLVSGYLKFLAVSAVGIVANVSAATLAYENLIHVVFIATLAGIAIDTVWKFVIANRFIWK
- a CDS encoding O-antigen ligase family protein, coding for MNTHLDRLWRLTDMLFLTGLAVALFLGSQVTPLLVIAGVLPIPFLLHALKNRHYHVSIWSLLIPFGLYFGYCLFALFFFTGLETSDPRPVNPSLESYAIAIAMLVVGLVRGLQIRNLALLFQRVMPWLLIACFLVLSYMMFAGIRDACRVRGLAPWPFIPALLFSTLTFICLVGWEKLTGSERWLRVTLMAFSIVISTTYTGSRGVALAQVGVFGVFLILGFLPSLKSRIPSWYHMGLAAGAGLLVSFFIGVMTDCGPASRFSSTFETFQTMASQLTETEEQTAINTVPAPETGEVLATTPPPAEVEVKTDQAASVTKDEAISHRLAMWETSVAAIKESPIFGHGSLYLQKLIHATYGYEHNHNQYLTWLVTGGLIQLTLGLVFLAIPWFISKGLSTADRLVLTIGVSLFWGLAMMFDAFLNLKFYTHYFCLLSGILYALSNSMQDKGSR
- the glmS gene encoding glutamine--fructose-6-phosphate transaminase (isomerizing), which codes for MCGIVGIVGNKPVAERLVDALKRLEYRGYDSAGVATINDGKLDRRRAEGKLFNLETKLAGDPLPGSIGIAHTRWATHGVPNETNAHPHFVEGVAVVHNGIIENFSEIKEELAAEGATFTTQTDTEVVAQLLAKYRRQGLGRREAMHEMLRHVTGAYALAVIFEDDPSTIMAARSGPPLAIGFGDGEMFLGSDAIALSPFTNRIAYLHDGDWAVIGKQGAHIFDIDGNPVDRPVQISSASAYMIDKGNHRHFMEKEIYEQPEVISHALSHYVDFANHTVRDAANEIDFANLRGLAISACGTAYLAGLVGKYWFERYARLPVEIDVASEFRYREMPLSKDQAALFISQSGETADTLASLRYCRDNGLKIGAVVNVKESTIARESDAVFPILAGPEIGVASTKAFTCQLAVLASLALAAGRARGTITEAEEKQLVKSLAEMPRIMSQVLNAVQPQIEALSRDLSKFKDVLYLGRGTSYPLALEGALKLKEISYIHAEGYAAGELKHGPIALIDENMPVIVIAPFDRFFEKTVSNMQEVAARGGKIIFITDEKGATASKLETMATIVLPEVAEIISPMVYSIPIQLLAYHTAVFMGADVDQPRNLAKSVTVE
- a CDS encoding glycosyltransferase family 4 protein — translated: MSATLYFDLTEALISTSGKRTQYYGIARTVHEIGRESALLKDDIRFVVFSFGTKQFYEVTWHKRADGSVEFDLPKDVGQKWVRSYFGKNPILPFIFRFSNLMTQKKNRDHWLKHAGHLKPVAIEAGTFFSAARPKLIVDMVRVLNDRGSKAAIVPLLHDFMPLHDGATKRFRKLDRNFLADNCFLIERAGQILTNSNFTAKELQSFVDKGMLPRPRGPANVVQLVHHCPDGIEPSEISIPAEPYILTVALNLGRKNIEVVLEALRQLRANGKLVPQLVIAGSHRKRLRRYASRSEFHAIQDRLIFIDNPNQTDLVKLYKGALALVMPSKLEGWGLPAGEALWCGTPAACSTADALREVCGDLALYFEPDNAADLAIIINDLEEKVEFQRRIRQRISEAKSSLRTWQTVAREALGILGHLPPR
- a CDS encoding ArnT family glycosyltransferase, whose translation is MSNNSAQSPLPSQTVINAVWILLCAAVCLQILVQLVHVSMFFDGGIYATVARNLAEGRGTMWAPHFSETLFPTFAEHPPLMFWLQAIGFSIFGDTIAVEKGFSLLTFIVSATLLFKLWMRLNKDDVVVQKAFPLALVMALIAGRVNWGFANGLLDNLLAVFSLTAVLLVVIAYDRPAPALSAKRLALVATAGLAICFSLMTKGPVGLFPLAAPAIYWLVFRRPAFLVMVLDSLIILAVIVLFVATLYAFEASHEALDRYVTAQLASSLSGARGQYGGGLYVFRKILGVNGYSLAILALTALVSWRFGLGRSISLYRDPRFKRAAFLILIGMSASLPIALSPRVANFYFNTSLFFYSAGFAILVSPTIMEALSRLRDERAKIFSMAALAVLVASVVIVIANIGRSGTDTRTIEQATAIERTVCAGQSNCKPSISACENAWQDWALHTYMQRFYKISIAKQAEVVADFIIADASCADLPGYRPLKTDITPYVLLKRQV
- a CDS encoding glycosyltransferase family 25 protein; this translates as MSIRLFAINLDRSTDRWLRLSSRANELGLGVTRVSAVDGKWTAKDEREATDDLAFRRNTGRLMLAGEYGCYRSHIRALHTFLDSGVDVGLIIEDDVELTPDLQDRAMAAFIAMPEADVIKFFNHRVVGFKRSAASALGDQFGRAIHGPLGSSACYGVTRRGAMQLIKHLTIMRYPWDAALERGWDHGARVYTSRDNIATIAQGGTTIATRDIYRSVKFPKWKRLGTYIRRLRDDVVRLQYALRA